A window of Burkholderiales bacterium contains these coding sequences:
- the tsf gene encoding translation elongation factor Ts: MAEITAGMVRELREKTDAPMMECKKALTEAGGDLGKAEEILRIKLGNKASKAAGRVAAEGVVAIYVASDGKSGAIVEVNSETDFVAKNEEFRAFADALARLVADKNPADVEALSSQSLDGGSVEERRKHLVGKIGENMSVRRFRRFDAQGKLVSYIHGGAKIGVLVDVVGGDETLAKDIAMHIAATKPKGLSDKDVSAEEIQKERNIAAAKAAESGKPANIVEKMVEGSVAKFLKEVTLLGQPFVKNDKQTIDQLLKSKNASVAAFALYVVGEGIEKKKDDFAAEVAAQVQASKA; this comes from the coding sequence ATGGCGGAAATCACCGCAGGCATGGTGCGCGAGCTGCGCGAAAAGACCGATGCCCCCATGATGGAGTGCAAGAAGGCGCTGACCGAAGCGGGCGGCGACCTCGGCAAGGCCGAAGAGATCCTGCGGATCAAGCTCGGCAACAAGGCGAGCAAGGCGGCCGGCCGCGTCGCGGCCGAAGGCGTGGTCGCGATCTACGTCGCGTCGGACGGCAAGAGCGGCGCGATCGTCGAAGTGAACTCGGAGACCGACTTCGTCGCCAAGAACGAGGAGTTCCGCGCGTTCGCGGATGCGCTCGCCAGGCTCGTCGCGGACAAGAATCCGGCGGACGTCGAAGCGCTGTCGTCCCAGTCGCTCGACGGCGGCAGCGTGGAAGAGCGCCGCAAGCACCTCGTGGGCAAGATCGGCGAGAACATGTCGGTGCGCCGCTTCCGCCGCTTCGACGCGCAAGGCAAGCTCGTGAGCTACATCCACGGCGGCGCGAAGATCGGCGTGCTGGTCGACGTGGTCGGCGGCGACGAGACGCTCGCCAAGGACATCGCGATGCACATCGCGGCGACCAAGCCGAAAGGTCTCTCGGACAAGGACGTGTCGGCCGAAGAGATCCAGAAGGAGCGCAACATCGCCGCGGCGAAAGCCGCGGAGTCGGGCAAGCCGGCGAACATCGTCGAGAAGATGGTGGAAGGCTCGGTCGCCAAGTTCCTGAAGGAAGTGACGCTGCTCGGCCAGCCGTTCGTGAAGAACGACAAGCAGACGATCGATCAGCTGCTCAAGTCGAAGAACGCGAGCGTCGCGGCTTTCGCGCTGTACGTCGTCGGTGAAGGGATCGAGAAGAAGAAGGACGATTTCGCCGCAGAGGTCGCGGCGCAGGTCCAGGCTTCGAAGGCGTAG
- the rpsB gene encoding 30S ribosomal protein S2, whose product MSVTMREMLEAGVHFGHQTRFWNPKMAPYIFGHRNKIHIVNLEKTLAMYQDALKFVRQLSSNKGTVLFVGTKRQAREIIREEAQRSGAPYVDYRWLGGMLTNYKTVKGSIKRLKDMEQMKQDGTFERISKKEGLLYTREMEKLERSLGGIKDMNGLPDAMFVIDVGYQKNAIAEANKLGIPVIGVVDTNHTPDGVDYVIPGNDDSSRAIRLYARGIADAYLEGRNDSLKEITQGGGDEFVELEESEENEGR is encoded by the coding sequence TTGTCAGTCACCATGCGTGAAATGCTGGAAGCAGGTGTCCATTTCGGTCACCAGACCCGCTTCTGGAATCCCAAGATGGCCCCGTACATCTTCGGCCATCGCAACAAGATCCACATCGTCAACCTCGAGAAGACCCTGGCCATGTACCAGGACGCGCTCAAGTTCGTGCGCCAGCTCTCATCGAACAAGGGCACGGTCCTGTTCGTAGGCACCAAGCGCCAGGCGCGCGAGATCATTCGCGAGGAAGCGCAGCGCAGCGGCGCGCCGTACGTCGATTATCGCTGGCTGGGCGGCATGCTCACCAACTACAAGACGGTGAAAGGCTCCATCAAGCGCCTGAAGGACATGGAGCAGATGAAGCAGGACGGCACGTTCGAGCGCATCTCGAAGAAGGAAGGCCTGCTCTACACGCGCGAGATGGAAAAGCTCGAGCGCAGCCTCGGCGGCATCAAGGACATGAACGGCCTGCCCGACGCGATGTTCGTCATCGACGTGGGCTACCAGAAGAACGCGATCGCCGAAGCGAACAAGCTCGGCATCCCGGTGATCGGCGTGGTCGACACCAACCACACCCCGGACGGCGTCGACTACGTGATTCCCGGCAACGACGATTCGAGCCGTGCTATCCGGCTGTACGCACGCGGCATTGCGGATGCATACCTCGAAGGGCGTAACGACAGCCTGAAGGAGATCACCCAGGGCGGCGGCGACGAGTTCGTCGAGCTCGAGGAGAGCGAAGAAAACGAGGGCCGCTAG
- a CDS encoding [protein-PII] uridylyltransferase, translating into MNAPASAAAGASSTPAAQWKHALAQARGQLKADFLEQPSPGDMLRRLRSIIDRQLRTIWASLRLPPDVALLAVGGYGRGELFPHSDVDILILLPRPADGALERRLEQLIGALWDIGVEVGHSVRTVEECLHMAAQDVTVQTTFLESRLLAGNRELFKRFVDETAQALDPRAFLEAKQLEQRQRHARSQESNLEPNIKESPGGLRDLQTILWIARAAGIGKTFRELAQRGLITAAEAREIDRHERFLKALRIRLHYMAGRREDRLLFDHQSALARQFGIADAPHRLASEQLMQRYYRAAKAVQQLNTIVLQNLTTLIAPQADREYHPINERFGVRGELLETRTEDLYEREPSALLETFVLMQQHPEIKGISASTLRALWRGRSLIDEAYRKNYRNREMFMRILSSPSRVTRELRRMNQYGVLGRYVRAFGRVVGQMQHDLYHVYTVDEHILKVVRNLRRFAVPELAHEFPLCSRLMSDFARPEILYVAGLFHDIAKGRGGDHSTLGAVDAARFAKAHRLGSEDAELVSWLVANHLVMSATAQKQDISDPDVVKAFAERVGDERHLIALYLLTVADIRGTSPKVWNAWKAKLLEDLFHLTRRLLTGHSVSLETSVQARQEEALAKLRLYAVPDTAHQKLWAQLDTAYFLRHDPQEIAWHARTLYYRVDTPKPVVKARISPAGEGLQVLIYIPDQKELFARICSFFESISYDIHEAKIYTTRHGYALDTFQIQDPTNTRPRYRDIMSYIEYELGERLAHRTPLPTLPHPRLSRQLRHFPISPEVNIQPDDRGTYQVLSVIAGDRPGLLSRIARVLTNHDVNLHTAKINTLGARAEDVFLITGTALHDAKKVVRLESELVEQLRT; encoded by the coding sequence ATGAACGCTCCCGCGTCGGCCGCAGCGGGCGCGTCGTCGACGCCGGCGGCGCAGTGGAAGCACGCGCTCGCGCAGGCGCGCGGGCAGCTCAAGGCCGATTTTCTCGAGCAGCCTTCGCCGGGCGACATGCTGCGGCGGCTGCGCAGCATCATCGACCGCCAGCTTCGGACGATCTGGGCGAGCCTGCGCTTGCCGCCGGACGTGGCCTTGCTGGCGGTGGGCGGATACGGCCGCGGCGAGCTCTTCCCGCATTCCGACGTCGACATCCTCATCCTGCTCCCGCGGCCCGCCGACGGCGCGCTGGAGCGCCGGCTCGAGCAGCTGATCGGCGCGCTGTGGGACATCGGCGTCGAAGTCGGCCACAGCGTGCGCACCGTCGAAGAGTGCCTGCACATGGCGGCGCAGGACGTGACGGTGCAGACGACCTTCCTCGAATCGCGCCTGCTCGCGGGCAACCGCGAGCTCTTCAAGCGCTTCGTCGACGAGACCGCGCAGGCGCTCGATCCGCGCGCCTTCCTCGAAGCGAAACAGCTCGAGCAGCGGCAGCGCCACGCGCGCTCGCAGGAAAGCAACCTCGAGCCCAATATCAAGGAAAGCCCCGGCGGCCTGCGGGACCTGCAGACGATCCTGTGGATCGCGCGCGCGGCAGGCATCGGCAAGACTTTTCGCGAGCTCGCGCAGCGCGGCCTCATCACCGCGGCCGAAGCGCGCGAGATCGACCGTCACGAGCGTTTCCTGAAGGCGCTGCGCATACGGCTGCATTACATGGCGGGCCGCCGTGAAGATCGCCTGCTCTTCGATCACCAGTCGGCGCTCGCGCGGCAGTTCGGGATCGCCGACGCGCCTCACCGCCTCGCGAGCGAGCAGCTCATGCAGCGCTACTACCGCGCCGCCAAAGCGGTGCAGCAGCTCAACACGATCGTGCTGCAGAACCTGACGACGCTGATCGCGCCGCAGGCGGACCGCGAATACCACCCGATCAACGAGCGCTTCGGCGTGCGGGGCGAGCTGCTGGAGACGCGCACCGAGGATCTCTACGAGCGCGAGCCGTCCGCGCTGCTCGAGACCTTCGTGCTCATGCAGCAGCACCCCGAGATCAAGGGCATCAGCGCCTCGACCCTGCGTGCGCTGTGGCGCGGGCGCAGCCTGATCGACGAGGCGTACCGCAAGAACTACCGCAACCGCGAGATGTTCATGCGCATCCTGTCGAGCCCGTCGCGCGTGACGCGCGAGCTGCGGCGCATGAACCAGTACGGCGTGCTCGGCCGCTATGTCCGCGCGTTCGGCCGCGTCGTCGGCCAGATGCAGCACGACCTCTACCACGTCTATACGGTCGACGAGCACATCCTCAAGGTCGTGCGCAACCTGCGGCGCTTCGCGGTGCCCGAGCTCGCGCACGAGTTTCCGCTGTGCTCGCGGCTCATGAGCGATTTCGCGCGGCCCGAGATCCTGTACGTCGCCGGGCTCTTCCACGACATCGCGAAAGGCCGCGGCGGCGATCACTCCACGCTCGGCGCGGTCGACGCGGCGCGCTTCGCGAAAGCACACCGCCTGGGCAGCGAAGACGCCGAGCTCGTGTCGTGGCTCGTCGCCAATCACCTGGTCATGTCGGCGACCGCGCAGAAGCAGGACATCAGCGATCCCGACGTGGTGAAGGCGTTCGCCGAGCGCGTAGGTGACGAGCGCCACCTGATCGCGCTGTATTTGCTCACGGTCGCCGACATCCGCGGCACCAGCCCTAAAGTCTGGAACGCGTGGAAAGCGAAGCTCCTCGAAGATCTCTTCCACCTGACGCGGCGGCTGCTCACCGGCCACAGCGTAAGCCTCGAGACCAGCGTGCAGGCACGACAGGAAGAAGCGCTGGCGAAGCTGCGGCTCTATGCGGTGCCCGACACCGCGCACCAGAAGCTGTGGGCGCAGCTCGACACCGCGTACTTCCTGCGGCACGACCCGCAGGAGATCGCGTGGCACGCGCGCACGCTGTATTACCGCGTCGATACGCCGAAGCCGGTGGTGAAAGCGCGCATCTCGCCGGCGGGCGAAGGCCTGCAGGTGTTGATCTACATCCCGGACCAGAAAGAGCTCTTCGCGCGCATCTGCAGCTTCTTCGAGAGCATCAGCTACGACATCCACGAAGCGAAGATCTACACCACGCGCCACGGCTACGCGCTCGACACGTTCCAGATCCAGGACCCGACCAACACGCGCCCGCGCTACCGTGACATCATGAGCTACATCGAATACGAGCTCGGCGAGCGCCTGGCGCATCGCACGCCGCTCCCGACGCTGCCCCACCCGCGCCTGTCGCGGCAGCTCCGTCACTTCCCGATCTCGCCCGAAGTGAACATCCAGCCCGACGATCGCGGCACTTACCAGGTGCTCTCGGTGATCGCGGGAGACCGCCCGGGGTTGCTGTCACGCATCGCGCGGGTGTTGACGAACCACGACGTGAATCTGCACACCGCGAAGATCAACACGCTCGGGGCGCGCGCCGAAGACGTCTTCCTCATCACCGGCACCGCCCTCCACGACGCGAAGAAAGTCGTTCGCCTCGAATCCGAGCTCGTCGAGCAGCTCCGCACATGA
- the pyrH gene encoding UMP kinase: MPESSAYKRILLKLSGEALMGEDNYGINRPTIERIVGEIAEVAKLGVEIAVVIGGGNIFRGLAPGASHMDRATADYMGMLATVMNALALQDAMRRVELVSRVQSALNIEQVVEPYIRGKAMRYLEEGKIVIFAAGTGNPFFTTDTAAALRGMEMNVELVLKATKVDGVYTDDPATHPEAMRYKELTFDEAIIKNLKVMDATALTLCRDQKLPINVFSIFKPHALRRVVLGQDEGTMVHV; this comes from the coding sequence ATGCCCGAATCATCGGCTTACAAGCGCATCCTTCTGAAGTTGAGCGGCGAAGCACTGATGGGGGAGGACAATTACGGCATCAACCGTCCGACGATCGAGCGGATCGTCGGCGAGATCGCCGAAGTGGCGAAGCTGGGCGTGGAGATCGCCGTCGTCATCGGCGGCGGCAACATCTTCCGCGGCCTGGCACCCGGAGCCTCGCACATGGATCGCGCGACGGCCGACTACATGGGCATGCTGGCGACGGTGATGAACGCGCTTGCGCTGCAGGACGCCATGCGCCGCGTGGAGCTGGTGAGCCGCGTGCAGTCCGCGCTCAACATCGAGCAGGTCGTCGAGCCCTACATCCGCGGCAAGGCGATGCGCTACCTGGAGGAAGGCAAGATCGTCATCTTCGCCGCGGGAACCGGCAATCCGTTCTTCACCACCGACACCGCGGCGGCGCTGCGCGGGATGGAGATGAACGTGGAGCTCGTGCTCAAGGCGACCAAGGTGGACGGCGTGTACACCGACGATCCCGCGACCCATCCGGAGGCGATGCGCTACAAGGAGCTCACCTTCGACGAAGCGATCATCAAGAACCTGAAGGTGATGGACGCGACGGCGCTGACACTGTGCCGCGATCAGAAGCTGCCGATCAACGTGTTCAGCATATTCAAACCTCATGCGCTCAGGCGCGTCGTCCTCGGGCAGGACGAAGGCACGATGGTGCACGTCTAG
- the map gene encoding type I methionyl aminopeptidase: MSVTLKTPEEVEKMRVAGRLAAEVLDYIGPLIKPGMTTAEVDRLCHEYMVEQQGATPAPLNYAPPGYQPFPKSVCTSVNHVVCHGIPGEKKLRPGDIVNVDVTVIKDGFHGDTSRMFYVGQPSIQARRLCEVTYECMWRGIEAVKPGSTLGDIGHAVQTHALGNGFSVVREFCGHGIGRKFHEEPQVLHYGRPGAGMKLVPGMIFTVEPMINAGKADIRQLADGWTVVTKDHSLSAQWEHTVLVTDSGFEVLTVSAGTPPRPQLVG, encoded by the coding sequence ATGTCCGTAACGCTCAAAACCCCTGAAGAAGTCGAAAAGATGCGCGTCGCCGGCCGCCTCGCGGCCGAAGTGCTCGATTACATCGGCCCGCTGATCAAGCCGGGCATGACCACGGCGGAAGTCGACCGCCTGTGTCACGAATACATGGTCGAGCAACAGGGCGCCACCCCCGCCCCGCTCAACTACGCCCCGCCCGGCTATCAGCCGTTCCCGAAATCGGTCTGCACCTCGGTCAACCACGTGGTGTGCCACGGCATTCCGGGCGAGAAGAAGCTCAGGCCCGGCGACATCGTCAACGTCGACGTCACCGTCATCAAGGACGGCTTCCATGGCGACACGAGCCGCATGTTCTACGTCGGCCAGCCGTCGATCCAGGCCCGGCGGCTGTGCGAGGTCACCTACGAATGCATGTGGCGCGGCATCGAGGCGGTGAAGCCCGGCTCCACGCTCGGCGACATCGGCCACGCGGTGCAGACCCACGCCCTCGGCAACGGCTTCTCGGTCGTGCGCGAGTTCTGCGGCCACGGCATCGGGCGCAAATTCCACGAGGAGCCCCAGGTGCTGCACTACGGCCGGCCGGGCGCCGGCATGAAGCTGGTGCCGGGCATGATCTTCACCGTCGAGCCGATGATCAACGCCGGCAAGGCCGATATCCGGCAGCTCGCGGACGGCTGGACCGTCGTCACCAAGGACCACAGCCTGTCGGCGCAGTGGGAGCACACCGTCCTCGTGACCGATTCGGGGTTCGAGGTCCTCACCGTATCGGCCGGGACCCCGCCCCGGCCCCAGCTCGTCGGCTGA